From the genome of Vigna angularis cultivar LongXiaoDou No.4 chromosome 11, ASM1680809v1, whole genome shotgun sequence, one region includes:
- the LOC108333366 gene encoding uncharacterized protein LOC108333366, translating into MEKVVLLFLYMLVVVVPSAFADSNQKLEVQKQLKKLNRPPVRSIKSPDGDIIDCVHVSHQLALDHPNLKNHKIQMKPNFHPEGHPFGESKVSSNSKPITQLWHQNGRCPQGTIPVRRTSKNDILRASSIQQFGKKKERSFPQPKPAKPLPDSGHEHAIAYVEGDKYYGAKATINVWKPKVQQSHEFSLSQMWILAGSFDKDLNSIEAGWQVSRELYGDNNTRLFTYWTRDAYKATGCYNLRCSGFIQINRDIALGASISPLSKYNSSQYYISILVWKDPKDGNWWMKYGSDHVMGYWPASLFSHLSDSASMIEWGGEVVNSESDGQHTTTQMGSGHFPEEGFGKASYFKNIQIVDGNNKLIDPQDLGTHSDKDSCYNVHTRSARDWGNYFYYGGPGRNPNCP; encoded by the exons ATGGAGAAGGTTGTGTTGTTGTTTCTTTACATGTTGGTGGTAGTGGTGCCTTCGGCTTTTGCTGATTCAAATCAGAAGCTTGAGGTTCAGAAGCAATTGAAGAAATTGAATAGGCCTCCCGTAAGGTCCATCAAG AGTCCTGATGGAGATATTATTGACTGCGTCCATGTCTCTCACCAGCTAGCTTTGGATCACCCTAACCTCAAAAATCACAAGATTCAG ATGAAACCAAATTTCCATCCTGAAGGACACCCTTTTGGGGAGAGCAAAGTCTCTTCAAATTCGAAGCCTATTACTCAGCTGTGGCATCAAAATGGAAGGTGCCCTCAAGGAACAATTCCTGTGAGAAGGACATCAAAGAATGACATACTACGGGCAAGCTCTATTCAACAATttggaaagaagaaggaaaggaGCTTCCCTCAGCCAAAACCAGCAAAACCTCTTCCAGACAGTGGCCACGAG CATGCCATAGCTTATGTGGAGGGGGATAAGTATTATGGAGCCAAGGCAACCATAAACGTTTGGAAACCAAAAGTGCAACAATCCCATGAATTTAGCCTGTCTCAAATGTGGATTCTGGCTGGCTCTTTTGATAAAGATCTCAACAGCATTGAAGCAGGTTGGCAg GTCAGCCGTGAATTGTATGGAGACAACAACACTAGACTCTTCACTTATTGGACA AGAGATGCATATAAAGCTACTGGTTGTTATAATCTCCGTTGCTCTGGCTTTATTCAAATTAACAGAGATATAGCTCTAGGAGCAAGCATCTCCCCTCTTTCCAAGTATAACTCTTCCCAATATTATATCAGCATCCTGGTCTGGAAG GACCCCAAAGATGGTAACTGGTGGATGAAGTATGGAAGTGATCATGTTATGGGATACTGGCCAGCTTCTCTATTCTCGCACCTTTCTGACAGTGCCTCAATGATTGAGTGGGGGGGAGAGGTTGTGAACTCTGAATCTGATGGCCAACACACCACAACTCAAATGGGAAGTGGCCATTTCCCTGAGGAAGGTTTTGGCAAGGCTAGTTACTTCAAGAACATTCAGATTGTTGATGGTAACAACAAGCTTATAGATCCACAAGACCTTGGCACTCACAGTGACAAAGATAGCTGCTACAATGTTCATACGAGAAGTGCTAGAGATTGGGGTAACTACTTCTATTATGGTGGTCCTGGTAGAAACCCCAATTGCCCTTGA